One Mycolicibacterium fortuitum subsp. fortuitum genomic window carries:
- a CDS encoding NYN domain-containing protein, which produces MSVTEDMHDDTAQVAAPIEADAEPATATPARRVLLVWDAPNLDMGLGAILGGRPTAAHRPRFDALGRWLLGYTADLSATKGDDAAVSLEPEATVFTNIAPGSADVVRPWVEALRNVGFAVFAKPKIDDDSDVDSDMLDHIALRRSEGLAAVLVASADGQAFRQPLEEIAREGTPVQVLGFREHASWALASDTLEFVDLEDIPGVFREPLPRIGLDSLPEQGAWLQPFRPLSSLLTARV; this is translated from the coding sequence ATGAGTGTGACCGAAGACATGCACGACGACACTGCGCAGGTCGCAGCCCCGATCGAGGCAGACGCCGAACCCGCGACCGCCACACCCGCGCGGCGGGTATTGCTGGTGTGGGACGCCCCGAATCTCGACATGGGACTCGGCGCCATCCTCGGCGGCCGGCCCACCGCGGCGCACCGCCCGCGCTTCGATGCGCTGGGCCGGTGGCTGCTCGGGTACACCGCGGATCTGTCGGCCACGAAGGGCGACGACGCGGCCGTTTCGCTGGAGCCGGAAGCGACCGTCTTCACCAACATCGCCCCAGGTAGCGCCGATGTTGTGCGCCCCTGGGTGGAAGCGTTGCGTAACGTGGGTTTCGCCGTCTTCGCGAAGCCGAAGATCGACGACGACAGCGATGTCGACAGCGACATGCTGGACCACATCGCCCTGCGTCGCAGCGAGGGACTGGCAGCAGTTCTGGTTGCCTCGGCGGACGGACAAGCGTTCCGCCAACCACTGGAAGAAATTGCCCGTGAGGGCACCCCGGTGCAGGTGCTCGGATTTCGCGAACATGCGAGCTGGGCGTTAGCGTCGGATACCTTGGAGTTTGTCGATCTGGAGGACATTCCCGGTGTGTTCCGGGAACCGTTGCCACGGATCGGTCTGGACTCGCTGCCCGAGCAGGGAGCATGGCTACAGCCGTTCCGGCCGCTGTCATCGCTGCTGACCGCGCGTGTGTAA
- the trmB gene encoding tRNA (guanosine(46)-N7)-methyltransferase TrmB: protein MRDHGRMHPSRSDVGGPASADEAADVPPAQPHRFPRVTSFRARRSTLSPAQQQTWDRLWPELGIQARDEDSQPVVDLDTTAWFGRSAPLILEIGSGTGTSTLAMAQAEPDFDVIAVEVYRKGLAQLLSAIDRTLSTTSPVTNIRMVRGDGVDVLEHMFGPATLTGVRVYFPDPWPKARHHKRRLLQPATMALIADRLRPGGILHAATDHAGYAEHIAEVGDAEPLLRRVEPGAELPISVERPVTKYERKALAGPDVTELVWEKRP, encoded by the coding sequence ATAAGAGACCATGGACGGATGCACCCGTCCAGGTCCGATGTCGGTGGGCCGGCGTCGGCAGATGAAGCGGCCGACGTGCCGCCTGCCCAGCCGCACCGTTTCCCCCGGGTGACCAGCTTCCGGGCCCGGCGGTCGACGCTGTCGCCCGCCCAGCAACAGACGTGGGACCGGCTGTGGCCCGAGCTCGGCATTCAGGCCCGTGACGAGGATTCGCAACCGGTCGTCGACCTCGACACCACCGCCTGGTTCGGCCGCTCGGCACCCCTGATTCTGGAGATCGGCTCCGGCACCGGCACCTCCACGCTGGCGATGGCCCAGGCCGAGCCGGATTTCGACGTGATCGCGGTCGAGGTCTACCGCAAGGGTCTGGCCCAACTCCTCAGCGCGATCGACCGCACGCTGAGCACGACGTCGCCCGTCACCAACATCCGCATGGTTCGGGGGGACGGCGTCGACGTCCTTGAGCACATGTTCGGTCCCGCGACCCTGACCGGCGTGCGGGTGTACTTCCCGGATCCCTGGCCCAAGGCCCGCCATCACAAGCGTCGCCTGCTGCAACCGGCCACGATGGCACTGATCGCCGACCGGTTGCGTCCCGGCGGCATCTTGCACGCGGCGACCGATCACGCCGGATACGCCGAGCACATCGCCGAGGTAGGAGACGCCGAGCCACTGCTGCGCCGGGTCGAGCCGGGCGCGGAGCTGCCCATCTCGGTCGAGCGTCCGGTCACCAAATACGAACGGAAAGCCCTTGCCGGCCCCGACGTCACGGAGTTGGTGTGGGAGAAACGGCCATGA
- a CDS encoding MMPL family transporter yields MFAWWGRTVYQFRYIVIGVMVALCLGGGVYGASLGDHVTQSGFYDEGSQSVQASLLGDEVYGRDRTSHVVAILTPPDDKLVTDKAWQKEVTGELDKVVADHPDEIQAWVGWLKAPDVASLAAMKTEDGRHTFISIPLKGDNDDAILKNYQAVEPDLQQVNGGDIKLAGLNPLASELTGTIGTDQKRAELAIVPLVAVVLFFVFGGAVAAALPAIIGGLTIGGALGILRFTAEFGPVHFFAQPVVTMMGFGIAIDYGLFIVSRFREELAEGYDTEAAVRRSVMTSGRTVAFSAVIIVASSLPLLLIPLGFLKSITYAIIASVMLAAFLSITVLPAVLAILGPRVDALGVTTLLKVPFLANWPFSRRIIDWFAEKTQKTKTREEVEQGFWGRLVNVVMKRPIAFATPILVVMTLLVLPIGSLTLAGISEKYLPPDNAVRQSQEQFDKLFPGFRTEQITLVMKREDGEPITDAQIADMRAKALTVKGFTDPDNNPDAMWKERAATDSGSKDKSVRVIQNGLVNRGDAAQNIADLRALQPPHGIDVFVGGTPALEQDSIHSLFSRLPLMVTILVITTTVLMFLAFGSIVLPVKAALMSALTLGSTMGILTWMFVDGHGSGILNYTPQPLMAPMIGLIIAVIWGLSTDYEVFLVSRMVEARERGMSTAEAIRIGTATTGRLITGAALVLAVVAGAFAFSDLVMMKYLAFGLLIALLLDATVIRMFLVPAIMKLLGDDCWWAPLWMKRVQQKLGLGETELPDERKRPMGQDSGEDPRALAGVGALPAPRPHDPTHPAADPMRPPMPRTNAPSAAGTARITPPHRQPEQQPQRPNQEPATTRFAMARNAVRNAVNTAVNTVNTATGNTNAPTERTPQPTGRPAAGPAGPPQREDREIESWLGALRGGPAKGGPANGTPPPPPPPPPAAPRPSADATRAMPQQHRPPAGNAESAPTTAFNAQRPAPGPGPNPAPRQRDQDPSTEKFNPHDEPPRRGGGMSAQDLLRREGRL; encoded by the coding sequence GTGTTCGCCTGGTGGGGTCGAACGGTGTACCAGTTCAGGTACATCGTCATCGGTGTCATGGTGGCGCTGTGCCTAGGTGGCGGCGTCTACGGGGCCAGTCTCGGAGATCACGTCACGCAGAGCGGTTTCTACGACGAAGGCAGTCAATCGGTACAGGCGTCGCTGCTGGGCGACGAGGTCTACGGCCGCGACCGAACCAGCCACGTCGTCGCCATCCTCACGCCTCCCGATGACAAGTTGGTCACCGACAAGGCCTGGCAGAAGGAAGTCACCGGGGAACTCGACAAGGTGGTCGCCGACCACCCCGACGAGATCCAGGCCTGGGTGGGATGGCTGAAGGCACCCGACGTCGCATCGCTGGCCGCGATGAAGACCGAGGACGGGCGTCACACCTTCATCAGCATCCCCCTCAAGGGCGACAACGACGACGCGATCCTGAAGAACTACCAGGCTGTCGAGCCCGATCTGCAGCAGGTCAACGGCGGCGACATCAAACTGGCCGGCCTCAACCCGCTGGCCAGCGAACTGACCGGCACCATCGGCACCGACCAGAAACGCGCCGAGCTCGCCATCGTGCCGCTGGTAGCGGTCGTGCTGTTCTTCGTGTTCGGCGGCGCGGTCGCAGCCGCCCTGCCCGCGATCATCGGTGGCCTCACCATCGGCGGTGCGTTGGGCATCCTGCGGTTCACCGCCGAGTTCGGGCCTGTGCACTTCTTCGCCCAACCGGTCGTGACGATGATGGGCTTCGGTATCGCCATCGACTACGGCCTGTTCATCGTGAGCCGGTTCCGCGAAGAACTCGCCGAGGGTTATGACACCGAAGCGGCGGTCCGAAGATCGGTGATGACCTCGGGCCGCACCGTGGCCTTCTCCGCCGTGATCATCGTGGCGTCCTCGCTTCCGCTGCTGCTGATCCCGCTCGGGTTCCTCAAGTCGATCACCTACGCGATCATCGCCTCGGTCATGTTGGCGGCATTCCTGTCGATCACCGTGCTGCCTGCCGTTCTGGCCATCCTCGGTCCCCGGGTCGACGCGCTCGGCGTGACCACCCTGCTGAAGGTGCCGTTCCTGGCCAACTGGCCGTTCTCCCGCCGGATCATCGACTGGTTCGCCGAGAAGACGCAGAAGACCAAGACCCGCGAAGAAGTCGAACAGGGCTTCTGGGGCCGGCTGGTCAACGTCGTGATGAAACGGCCCATCGCCTTCGCGACGCCGATCCTCGTCGTGATGACGCTGCTGGTCCTCCCGATCGGCTCGCTCACCCTCGCCGGTATCAGCGAGAAATACCTGCCGCCGGACAACGCCGTGCGTCAGTCGCAGGAGCAGTTCGACAAGTTGTTCCCCGGGTTCCGTACCGAGCAGATCACCCTGGTGATGAAGCGCGAGGACGGCGAACCGATCACCGACGCGCAGATCGCCGATATGCGGGCCAAGGCGCTGACGGTGAAGGGATTCACCGATCCGGACAACAACCCGGACGCCATGTGGAAGGAACGCGCGGCCACCGACAGCGGCTCCAAGGACAAGTCGGTCCGGGTGATCCAGAACGGCCTGGTCAACCGTGGGGACGCGGCACAGAACATCGCTGACCTGCGGGCCCTACAACCGCCGCACGGCATCGATGTGTTCGTCGGCGGTACCCCGGCCCTGGAACAGGACTCGATCCACAGTCTGTTCTCCAGACTCCCGCTGATGGTGACGATCCTGGTGATCACCACCACGGTGCTGATGTTCCTGGCGTTCGGATCGATCGTGCTGCCCGTGAAGGCGGCGTTGATGAGCGCCCTGACGCTCGGCTCGACGATGGGCATCCTGACCTGGATGTTCGTCGACGGTCACGGGTCGGGCATATTGAACTACACGCCACAACCGTTGATGGCCCCGATGATCGGTCTGATCATCGCGGTGATCTGGGGTCTGTCCACCGACTACGAGGTGTTCCTGGTCTCCCGCATGGTGGAGGCGCGGGAACGCGGTATGTCCACCGCCGAGGCCATCCGCATCGGTACCGCGACGACCGGTCGCCTCATCACCGGCGCCGCCCTGGTCCTGGCGGTCGTGGCAGGCGCGTTCGCCTTCTCCGACCTGGTGATGATGAAGTACCTGGCGTTCGGCCTGCTCATCGCACTTCTGTTGGACGCCACCGTCATTCGTATGTTCCTGGTGCCTGCCATCATGAAGCTGCTCGGCGACGATTGCTGGTGGGCACCGCTGTGGATGAAGCGGGTTCAGCAGAAGCTCGGCCTCGGTGAGACCGAGCTGCCCGACGAGCGCAAGCGTCCGATGGGGCAGGACTCCGGGGAGGATCCGCGCGCGCTGGCCGGTGTCGGCGCCCTGCCGGCACCCCGGCCACACGATCCGACGCACCCGGCGGCCGATCCCATGCGCCCGCCGATGCCACGGACCAACGCGCCCTCGGCCGCAGGCACCGCGCGGATCACCCCGCCGCACCGCCAGCCCGAGCAGCAGCCGCAGCGGCCCAACCAGGAGCCCGCCACCACCCGCTTCGCGATGGCCCGCAACGCCGTCCGCAACGCGGTGAACACCGCGGTCAACACCGTCAACACCGCGACGGGCAACACCAATGCCCCCACGGAGCGCACGCCGCAGCCGACCGGTCGGCCTGCCGCGGGCCCGGCAGGTCCCCCGCAGCGCGAGGATCGTGAGATCGAGTCGTGGCTCGGCGCGCTGCGCGGCGGCCCGGCCAAGGGTGGCCCGGCCAACGGCACCCCGCCGCCACCACCGCCTCCGCCGCCCGCGGCACCGCGACCGTCGGCCGATGCCACCCGGGCCATGCCGCAGCAGCACCGCCCACCCGCCGGCAATGCCGAGAGTGCACCGACGACGGCGTTCAACGCACAGCGTCCGGCACCTGGTCCGGGCCCGAACCCCGCACCGCGCCAGCGCGATCAGGATCCGTCGACCGAGAAGTTCAACCCCCACGACGAACCGCCGCGGCGCGGCGGCGGGATGAGCGCCCAGGACCTGCTGCGCCGGGAAGGCCGACTGTAA